A region from the Nocardioides coralli genome encodes:
- a CDS encoding PQQ-dependent sugar dehydrogenase, which translates to MRPLLPALALVLTVTASPACAADEAPRRPAAADSSSPAASPSATSTSAGPTASPRPKAMPGLRVRRLVTGLDNPWDVKRLPGGTLLVTERDRARLSSYSGGSRRTVRFPSSRIWVLGETGLMSLEVDPDFRDNRRFYTCSGWEKRGGGHDIRVIAWRLNAAENRARRVETLLSGIPTSTRGFHGGCRLLVARNGSLMVSTGDAGIGSAPRNKNSFAGKTLRLNRMTGKPWPTNAFVDSRRTRQRYVHTFGHRNVQGLAQRRNGTVWSVEHGPDRDDEVNLLRKGGDYGWHPVPGYNQTVPMTDHSLPGKQRGAKWRSGTPTLATSGATWVYGRRWGKLHGTLAVAALKSNRVVFMKFGPKGELKWTRTPKPLRRLGRLRSLTQTPNGDLLVTTDNDGGTDAILRVRARQP; encoded by the coding sequence ATGCGTCCCCTCCTCCCCGCGCTGGCGCTCGTGCTGACCGTCACCGCCTCCCCCGCCTGCGCCGCCGACGAAGCCCCCCGCCGCCCGGCGGCCGCCGACTCCTCCTCGCCCGCGGCGAGCCCGTCGGCCACCTCCACCTCCGCCGGCCCCACGGCCAGCCCGCGGCCCAAGGCGATGCCCGGGCTGCGCGTACGCCGGCTGGTGACCGGTCTCGACAACCCGTGGGACGTGAAGCGCCTGCCGGGCGGCACGCTGCTGGTCACCGAGCGGGACCGCGCCCGCCTCTCCTCCTACTCGGGCGGCAGCCGCCGCACCGTGCGGTTCCCCAGCTCCCGGATCTGGGTCCTGGGGGAGACCGGACTGATGTCGCTGGAGGTCGACCCGGACTTCCGGGACAACCGCCGCTTCTACACCTGCTCAGGCTGGGAGAAGCGGGGCGGCGGCCACGACATCCGGGTGATCGCCTGGCGCCTCAACGCCGCGGAGAACCGGGCGCGCCGGGTGGAGACCCTGCTGTCCGGCATCCCGACGTCGACGCGCGGCTTCCACGGCGGTTGCCGGCTCCTGGTCGCCCGCAACGGGTCGCTGATGGTCAGCACCGGCGATGCCGGCATCGGCAGCGCTCCCCGCAACAAGAACTCCTTCGCGGGCAAGACGCTCCGGCTCAACCGGATGACCGGGAAGCCGTGGCCCACCAACGCCTTCGTCGACTCGCGGCGGACGCGGCAGCGCTACGTCCACACCTTCGGACACCGCAACGTCCAGGGCCTGGCGCAGCGACGCAACGGCACCGTCTGGTCCGTCGAGCACGGCCCGGACCGCGACGACGAGGTCAACCTGCTCCGCAAGGGCGGCGACTACGGGTGGCACCCGGTACCGGGGTACAACCAGACCGTCCCCATGACCGACCACAGCCTCCCGGGCAAGCAGCGAGGGGCCAAGTGGCGCTCCGGGACCCCGACGCTCGCCACGTCGGGGGCGACGTGGGTCTACGGCAGGCGCTGGGGCAAGCTCCACGGAACCCTCGCCGTCGCGGCCCTCAAGTCCAACCGGGTGGTCTTCATGAAGTTCGGGCCGAAGGGTGAGCTCAAGTGGACCCGCACCCCCAAGCCGCTACGGCGTCTGGGCCGGCTCCGCTCGCTGACGCAGACGCCGAACGGCGACCTGCTGGTGACCACCGACAACGACGGCGGCACCGACGCGATCCTGCGGGTCCGGGCGCGGCAGCCCTGA
- a CDS encoding RNA polymerase sigma factor codes for MRQAGREDALTTGVVVTDVEGGRERGADVVRDQLLDVLFREHYPTLLRLAVVMLGDRGAAEDAVQDAFVSLHRHWKRLRDHDAAAAYLRTAVLNRCRSWVRREVVRRAARPLRVLPDPPPDPEDAALAHERAGSVVAQMRTLPARQRDVLACRFVLELSVEETAQLLEIGEGTVKAHTHRGLRALQKRIEVAP; via the coding sequence ATGAGGCAAGCCGGCCGGGAGGACGCGCTCACCACGGGGGTGGTTGTGACCGACGTCGAGGGCGGGCGTGAGCGCGGCGCGGACGTGGTCCGCGACCAGCTGCTGGACGTGCTGTTCCGGGAGCACTACCCGACCCTCCTGCGGCTTGCCGTCGTCATGCTGGGCGACCGCGGGGCGGCGGAGGACGCCGTCCAGGACGCGTTCGTCTCCTTGCACCGGCACTGGAAGCGGCTGCGCGACCACGACGCCGCCGCGGCGTACCTGCGCACGGCGGTGCTCAACCGCTGCCGCTCCTGGGTGCGCCGCGAGGTCGTCCGACGCGCGGCCCGTCCGCTGCGGGTCCTCCCGGACCCACCCCCGGACCCCGAGGACGCCGCGCTCGCCCACGAGCGGGCCGGATCGGTCGTCGCCCAGATGCGCACGCTGCCCGCCCGGCAGCGCGACGTGCTGGCGTGCCGGTTCGTCCTCGAGCTCTCCGTGGAGGAGACCGCCCAGCTGCTCGAGATCGGGGAGGGCACGGTCAAGGCCCACACCCACCGCGGTCTCCGAGCCCTGCAAAAGAGGATCGAGGTGGCCCCATGA
- the panB gene encoding 3-methyl-2-oxobutanoate hydroxymethyltransferase — translation MSDEQPAPYGIGPQQGATTPVKRVRTHHLREMKERGEKFTMLTAYEQYAAATFDEAGIDVLLVGDSASNNVYGNETSLPVTVDELIPLTRAVSRSVKRSLVVGDLPFGSYQASPEQAYLTSVRFMKEGGAHCVKLEGGVEMVPQIEKLTRGGIPVMAHVGFTPQSEHALGGYRVQGRGDAADRVLRDARAVQDAGAFAVVMEMVPGDVAGQVTKELEIPTIGIGAGKDCDGQVLVWQDAFGLRTGKMARFVKQYADVHGVLLEAARAYADDVKAGTFPGPEHTF, via the coding sequence ATGAGCGACGAGCAGCCCGCGCCCTACGGCATCGGTCCTCAGCAGGGTGCGACGACGCCGGTGAAGCGGGTCCGCACCCACCACCTCCGTGAGATGAAGGAGCGCGGCGAGAAGTTCACGATGCTCACCGCCTACGAGCAGTACGCCGCGGCCACCTTCGACGAGGCCGGCATCGACGTGCTGCTGGTCGGCGACAGCGCCAGCAACAACGTCTACGGCAACGAGACCTCGCTGCCGGTGACCGTCGACGAGCTGATCCCGCTGACCCGGGCGGTGTCACGCTCGGTGAAGCGCAGCCTCGTCGTCGGCGACCTCCCCTTCGGGTCCTACCAGGCCTCGCCCGAGCAGGCCTACCTGACGTCGGTGCGCTTCATGAAGGAGGGCGGCGCCCACTGCGTCAAGCTCGAGGGCGGGGTCGAGATGGTGCCCCAGATCGAGAAGCTGACCCGCGGCGGCATCCCGGTGATGGCGCACGTCGGGTTCACCCCGCAGAGCGAGCACGCCCTCGGCGGCTACCGGGTGCAGGGGCGTGGCGACGCCGCCGACCGCGTGCTCCGCGACGCCCGCGCCGTCCAGGACGCCGGCGCCTTCGCCGTGGTCATGGAGATGGTGCCCGGCGACGTGGCCGGCCAGGTCACCAAGGAGCTCGAGATCCCCACCATCGGCATCGGCGCCGGCAAGGACTGTGACGGCCAGGTGCTCGTCTGGCAGGACGCCTTTGGACTGCGGACCGGCAAGATGGCCCGCTTCGTCAAGCAGTACGCCGACGTCCACGGCGTCCTGCTCGAGGCCGCCCGCGCCTACGCCGACGACGTGAAGGCCGGCACGTTCCCCGGCCCCGAGCACACCTTCTGA
- a CDS encoding glucose-1-phosphate adenylyltransferase family protein: protein MQQPDVLAIVQAGGAGNRMDVLTRERTKPALPVAGVYQLVDFPLSNLSHSGITDVWLSVQYQGASLEEQVANGRPWDLDRNRGGLRLLMPQQGAGSPDEDGFATGNADGLLKLRRELHQRDPEVLLLLSSDHVYRFDFRDLVAEHLERGNECTVVTTEVDVSEAGDFAVLDVDGDRVVGVDYKPESPTSGTVAAELFAYRPDTLLEVLEELHGELGADADRGDSGLGDYGEHLLPRMVSRGRTGALPLPGYWRDLGQPHLYLRAHRELLTDDLGVLNDPVWPILTQHPQRSAARLLDGSQVVDSLVSSGCRVAGTVVRSVLGPGVVVEPGACVTDSVVFADVRLDRGAQVTESIVDTGCRIGDGATVGSEAADLADSDQVTLVGRDSEVTPGADVGAGARLEPGTRA from the coding sequence ATGCAGCAACCCGACGTCCTCGCGATCGTCCAGGCCGGGGGAGCGGGCAACCGGATGGACGTGCTGACGCGGGAGCGGACCAAGCCGGCGCTCCCCGTGGCAGGCGTCTACCAGCTCGTCGACTTCCCGCTGTCGAACCTCAGCCACAGCGGCATCACCGACGTGTGGCTCTCGGTGCAGTACCAGGGCGCCTCCCTGGAGGAGCAGGTCGCCAACGGCCGGCCCTGGGACCTCGACCGCAACCGTGGCGGGCTGCGGCTGCTGATGCCGCAGCAGGGCGCGGGCAGCCCCGACGAGGACGGCTTCGCCACGGGGAACGCCGACGGGCTGCTCAAGCTGCGCCGCGAGCTCCACCAGCGCGACCCGGAGGTGCTGCTGCTGCTCAGCTCCGACCACGTCTACCGGTTCGACTTCCGCGACCTGGTCGCCGAGCACCTCGAGCGCGGCAACGAGTGCACGGTGGTCACCACCGAGGTCGACGTGTCGGAGGCCGGGGACTTCGCGGTGCTCGACGTCGACGGCGACCGGGTGGTCGGCGTGGACTACAAGCCGGAGTCACCCACGTCCGGAACGGTGGCCGCGGAGCTGTTCGCCTACCGGCCGGACACGCTGCTCGAGGTGCTGGAAGAGCTGCACGGCGAGCTCGGGGCAGACGCCGACCGGGGTGACAGCGGGCTCGGCGACTACGGCGAGCACCTGCTGCCGCGGATGGTCTCGCGCGGGCGGACCGGCGCGCTGCCGCTGCCGGGCTACTGGCGGGACCTGGGCCAGCCTCACCTCTACCTGCGCGCGCACCGCGAGCTGCTGACCGACGACCTCGGCGTCCTCAACGACCCGGTGTGGCCGATCCTCACCCAGCACCCGCAACGGTCGGCGGCCCGGCTGCTGGATGGGTCACAGGTGGTGGACAGCCTGGTGAGCTCGGGCTGCCGGGTGGCCGGCACGGTGGTCCGCAGCGTGCTGGGTCCCGGGGTGGTCGTCGAGCCCGGCGCGTGCGTCACCGACTCGGTCGTGTTCGCCGACGTCCGCCTCGACAGGGGAGCGCAGGTCACCGAATCCATCGTCGACACCGGCTGTCGCATCGGCGACGGCGCCACCGTCGGGTCGGAGGCCGCCGACCTCGCCGACAGCGACCAGGTCACCCTCGTGGGCCGTGACAGCGAGGTGACACCGGGCGCGGACGTCGGCGCGGGGGCCAGGCTGGAGCCCGGCACCCGCGCCTGA
- a CDS encoding GNAT family N-acetyltransferase, producing MADELVLTTERLLLRRWRESEAALRRELWTERDPRVPPGRRIAADGNPPVASFEAAIRDEQSSAVGLLAVERRSDGDVVGYCGLVDSGRGVQEPELAFELLRWSWGRGYATEASWAVLDWARSAGHRRLWATVWEWNTASRRVLAKVGFTETEREETGHGTNLVATRRL from the coding sequence GTGGCCGACGAGCTCGTGCTGACGACGGAGCGCCTGCTCCTGCGACGCTGGCGGGAGTCGGAGGCAGCGCTCCGGCGGGAGCTGTGGACCGAACGCGATCCTCGGGTGCCGCCCGGCCGCCGCATCGCCGCCGACGGGAACCCGCCGGTCGCCAGCTTCGAGGCGGCCATCCGGGACGAGCAGTCGTCCGCCGTCGGCCTGCTGGCCGTCGAGCGCAGGTCCGACGGGGACGTGGTCGGCTACTGCGGCCTCGTCGACAGCGGACGCGGCGTGCAGGAGCCGGAGCTGGCCTTCGAGCTCCTCCGCTGGTCATGGGGACGCGGGTACGCCACGGAGGCTTCGTGGGCGGTGCTCGACTGGGCACGCTCGGCGGGACACCGGCGACTGTGGGCCACCGTCTGGGAGTGGAACACCGCCTCCCGGCGGGTGCTGGCGAAGGTCGGGTTCACCGAGACCGAGCGCGAGGAGACGGGCCACGGCACGAACCTCGTGGCGACCCGGCGGCTCTGA
- a CDS encoding glutamine synthetase family protein yields MGKQEDFVLRALEERDVRFVRLWFTDVLGFLKSVSVAPAELEGAFEEGIGFDGSAVEGFARVYESDMLAMPDPSTFQLLPWKGEGPSTARMFCDIMMPDGSPSYADPRHVLKRNLEAAGDRGFTFYTHPEIEFYLFKDSPGPGDEPVPVDRSGFFDHTAQSRTSDFRREAITMLESMGISVEFSHHEGGPGQQEIDLRYADALSTADNIMTFRTIVREVALSQGIWASFMPKPFTTHPGSGMHTHVSLFEGDRNAFYEAGAEYQLSKTARQFIAGVLRHASEISVVTNQWVNSYKRLLAGDEAPPYICWGHNNRSAAIRVPMYKPNKGQSTRIEIRTLDSGCNPYLAYAVILAAGIKGIDEGYDLPREAEDDMWSLTDRERQSLGIEPLPKSLHDAILIAEGSELLAEALGEHVFDYFLRNKRKEWEEYRIQVSPFERDRMLPVM; encoded by the coding sequence ATGGGCAAGCAGGAAGACTTCGTGCTCCGGGCGCTCGAGGAGCGCGACGTCCGGTTCGTCCGGCTCTGGTTCACCGACGTGCTCGGGTTCCTCAAGTCGGTCTCGGTGGCCCCGGCCGAGCTCGAGGGCGCCTTCGAGGAGGGCATCGGCTTCGACGGCTCGGCCGTCGAGGGGTTCGCCCGCGTCTACGAGTCCGACATGCTCGCGATGCCCGACCCCTCCACCTTCCAGCTGTTGCCGTGGAAGGGCGAGGGTCCGTCGACCGCCCGGATGTTCTGCGACATCATGATGCCGGACGGGTCGCCGTCCTACGCCGACCCGCGTCACGTCCTCAAGCGCAACCTGGAGGCAGCCGGCGACCGCGGGTTCACCTTCTACACCCACCCCGAGATCGAGTTCTACCTCTTCAAGGACAGCCCGGGGCCCGGCGACGAGCCCGTGCCGGTCGACCGCAGCGGCTTCTTCGACCACACCGCCCAGTCACGCACCTCCGACTTCCGTCGCGAGGCGATCACGATGCTGGAGTCGATGGGGATCTCGGTGGAGTTCAGCCACCACGAGGGCGGCCCGGGGCAGCAGGAGATCGACCTCCGCTACGCCGACGCGCTCTCGACCGCCGACAACATCATGACCTTCCGCACCATCGTGCGTGAGGTCGCGCTCTCCCAGGGGATCTGGGCCAGCTTCATGCCCAAGCCGTTCACGACCCACCCCGGCTCGGGCATGCACACCCACGTCAGCCTGTTCGAGGGCGACCGCAACGCCTTCTACGAGGCGGGTGCGGAGTACCAGCTGTCCAAGACGGCGCGGCAGTTCATCGCCGGTGTGCTGCGCCACGCCAGCGAGATCTCCGTGGTGACCAACCAGTGGGTCAACAGCTACAAGCGGCTGCTGGCGGGCGACGAGGCGCCGCCCTACATCTGCTGGGGGCACAACAACCGTTCGGCGGCCATCCGGGTGCCGATGTACAAGCCCAACAAGGGTCAGTCGACCCGCATCGAGATCCGCACCCTCGACTCCGGCTGCAACCCCTACCTCGCCTACGCCGTGATCCTGGCTGCCGGGATCAAGGGCATCGACGAGGGCTACGACCTCCCGCGTGAGGCCGAGGACGACATGTGGTCGCTGACCGACCGCGAGCGCCAGAGCCTCGGGATCGAGCCGCTGCCCAAGAGCCTGCACGACGCGATCCTCATCGCCGAGGGCTCCGAGCTGCTGGCGGAGGCGCTCGGCGAGCACGTCTTCGACTACTTCCTGCGCAACAAGCGCAAGGAGTGGGAGGAGTACCGCATCCAGGTCTCGCCGTTCGAGCGCGACCGCATGCTGCCGGTGATGTGA
- a CDS encoding type 1 glutamine amidotransferase, translated as MTVIAIVEHEAQCPPAHVGTWLTDAGATLDVRRPWAGDELPDLDGCDGLVVLGGSMGADDDELHHWLAPLKQLVRDAIAREVPLLGICLGHQLIASALGGAVAPNPPGQQVGLFDVGWLPAAEDDELVAGYGAVRGVQWNHDIVTRLPEGAVALAETAQGELQVARFGRRAWGIQLHPEVDEPVVTSWAAGDRDDHLHRGIDQEALIAQIRDARHELDDAWRPLADRFVALLAGAGSH; from the coding sequence ATGACGGTGATCGCGATCGTCGAGCACGAGGCGCAGTGCCCACCCGCCCACGTCGGCACCTGGCTGACCGACGCGGGTGCCACGCTCGACGTACGCCGGCCCTGGGCCGGTGACGAGCTGCCGGACCTCGACGGCTGCGACGGGCTGGTCGTGCTGGGCGGCTCGATGGGCGCCGACGACGACGAGCTCCACCACTGGCTGGCGCCGCTCAAGCAGCTGGTCCGCGACGCGATCGCGCGCGAGGTCCCGCTGCTCGGCATCTGCCTCGGCCACCAGCTGATCGCCTCGGCGCTGGGCGGGGCGGTCGCGCCGAACCCGCCCGGCCAGCAGGTGGGGCTCTTCGACGTCGGCTGGCTGCCCGCCGCCGAGGACGACGAGCTCGTGGCCGGCTACGGCGCTGTGCGCGGGGTGCAGTGGAACCACGACATCGTGACCCGGCTGCCCGAGGGGGCCGTGGCGCTCGCCGAGACCGCGCAGGGCGAGCTGCAGGTCGCCCGGTTCGGGCGGCGGGCGTGGGGGATCCAGCTGCACCCCGAGGTCGACGAGCCGGTGGTCACCTCCTGGGCGGCCGGTGACCGCGACGACCACCTACACCGCGGCATCGACCAGGAGGCGCTGATCGCCCAGATCCGCGACGCCCGTCACGAGCTCGACGACGCCTGGCGACCGCTGGCCGACCGCTTCGTGGCGCTGCTGGCGGGAGCCGGCAGCCACTGA
- a CDS encoding helix-turn-helix transcriptional regulator, whose protein sequence is MTDETFARRVTKLGALADPVRRALYHFVADQPGAVSRDQAADGIDVPHHTAKHHLDRLVDEGLLVTEFRRLTGRSGPGAGRPAKLYRRSGKEVSVSLPHRRYDLAGDVLADAVERSLGGTPMADAVQDAATAAGGRAVSASGVDGAGDDLERVAAVLAPFGYEPLVGEELTLRNCPFGQLASDHADLVCGMNQTFVGAVVDALGCTDVAATPDREQSRCCVRVRVDGDGP, encoded by the coding sequence ATGACCGACGAGACCTTCGCGCGGCGCGTCACCAAGCTCGGCGCGCTGGCCGATCCCGTGCGCCGGGCGCTCTACCACTTCGTCGCCGACCAACCTGGCGCCGTGAGCCGCGACCAGGCCGCGGACGGCATCGACGTCCCCCACCACACCGCGAAGCACCACCTCGACCGGCTCGTGGACGAGGGGCTGCTCGTCACCGAGTTCCGGCGGCTCACCGGGCGGTCCGGCCCGGGCGCGGGCCGGCCGGCCAAGCTCTACCGCCGGTCCGGGAAGGAGGTCTCGGTCAGCCTGCCCCACCGCCGCTACGACCTGGCCGGCGACGTCCTCGCCGACGCCGTCGAGCGGAGTCTCGGCGGTACGCCGATGGCCGACGCCGTGCAGGACGCCGCGACCGCCGCGGGCGGGCGGGCGGTCTCCGCGTCGGGCGTGGACGGAGCCGGTGACGACCTCGAGCGCGTGGCCGCCGTCCTCGCCCCCTTCGGCTACGAGCCGCTGGTCGGCGAGGAGCTGACGCTGCGCAACTGCCCGTTCGGCCAGCTGGCCAGCGACCACGCCGACCTGGTCTGCGGCATGAACCAGACCTTCGTCGGTGCGGTGGTCGACGCCCTCGGCTGCACCGACGTCGCGGCGACACCCGACCGGGAGCAGTCCCGCTGCTGTGTCCGCGTCCGGGTCGACGGTGACGGGCCCTAG
- a CDS encoding LVIVD repeat-containing protein: MPTNALARLAAASVLASLVLVAPPASGHGDGDVATNTRGIEVETQGQGKRMEFVANLQYDETGGVQNGSDIEFVRLGRKEYALAGTLRKGMQIIDITKPRNPRKVAVYDCAISQGDIQVWRTGGRVLASYTADGTVRAEGAQSQCGRDLQLEPSDAGTVLVDITSPSNPQSLSFLPVPQGSHNMTLHPSGDYLYNSNSDLYTSGKVPNVTIYDVRNPLDPKKVVDYELPFTPGSLGTESHDITFDSSGDRAYVAALSQTLVLDTSDPRRPELISKIVDPTINVVHQSDPFRVQRPNGTWRELLIITDERAGAAASAECPGGGLHVYDITGKKEQSPEKLGAWFIPAAQVQAGATCTSHVLRIYERQKMMTIAWYAQGVRVLDIAGLATYQGSATDIALGDGIGMKEVGNYVFADSDAWSFKTNKIRRDGSFFGYANDLVRGFDVFRFKGLQDRKVAPLKPKDVAPRKQSQQARALAPLAVLLPAIVVVGLIRRRLRQDG; the protein is encoded by the coding sequence ATGCCCACGAACGCCCTCGCACGCCTTGCCGCCGCATCAGTGCTCGCCAGCCTGGTGCTCGTCGCGCCACCGGCCTCCGGCCACGGTGACGGCGACGTCGCCACCAACACCCGCGGGATCGAGGTGGAGACGCAGGGCCAGGGCAAGCGGATGGAGTTCGTGGCCAACCTGCAGTACGACGAGACCGGCGGGGTCCAGAACGGCTCGGACATCGAGTTCGTGCGGCTCGGGCGCAAGGAGTACGCGCTGGCCGGGACGCTCCGCAAGGGCATGCAGATCATCGACATCACCAAGCCCCGCAACCCACGCAAGGTGGCCGTCTACGACTGCGCCATCAGCCAGGGCGACATCCAGGTCTGGCGGACCGGTGGCCGGGTGCTGGCCAGCTACACGGCCGACGGCACCGTGCGCGCCGAGGGCGCCCAGTCGCAGTGCGGCCGCGACCTGCAGCTCGAGCCCAGCGACGCCGGCACCGTGCTGGTCGACATCACCTCGCCCAGCAACCCGCAGTCGCTGAGCTTCCTGCCGGTCCCGCAGGGCTCCCACAACATGACGCTGCACCCGAGTGGCGACTACCTCTACAACTCCAACTCCGACCTCTACACCTCCGGCAAGGTCCCCAACGTCACGATCTACGACGTCCGCAACCCGCTGGACCCCAAGAAGGTCGTCGACTACGAGCTGCCCTTCACCCCCGGGTCGCTCGGAACGGAGTCGCACGACATCACCTTCGACAGCAGCGGTGACCGCGCGTACGTCGCCGCGCTGTCGCAGACCCTCGTGCTCGACACCTCCGACCCCCGCCGGCCGGAGCTGATCAGCAAGATCGTCGACCCGACCATCAACGTGGTGCACCAGTCCGACCCGTTCCGGGTGCAGCGCCCCAACGGCACCTGGCGCGAGCTGCTGATCATCACCGACGAGCGGGCCGGCGCGGCCGCGAGCGCCGAGTGCCCGGGCGGTGGCCTCCACGTCTACGACATCACCGGGAAGAAGGAGCAGTCGCCCGAGAAGCTCGGTGCCTGGTTCATCCCCGCGGCGCAGGTCCAGGCGGGCGCCACCTGCACCTCCCACGTGCTGCGCATCTACGAGCGCCAGAAGATGATGACGATCGCCTGGTACGCCCAGGGCGTCCGCGTGCTCGACATCGCCGGGCTCGCGACCTACCAGGGCTCGGCCACCGACATCGCCCTCGGTGACGGCATCGGCATGAAGGAGGTCGGCAACTACGTCTTCGCCGACTCCGACGCGTGGTCGTTCAAGACCAACAAGATCCGCCGCGACGGCTCGTTCTTCGGCTACGCCAACGACCTGGTCCGCGGGTTCGACGTGTTCCGCTTCAAGGGGCTGCAGGACCGCAAGGTCGCACCGCTGAAGCCGAAGGACGTCGCGCCGCGGAAGCAGTCGCAGCAGGCTCGCGCCCTCGCGCCGCTGGCGGTGCTGCTGCCGGCGATCGTGGTGGTCGGGCTGATCCGCCGCCGGCTGCGCCAGGACGGCTGA
- a CDS encoding NAD(+) synthase: MDFYSAYDQGFARVAACTVPVAIADPARNAETVLEQVRACHDDGVAVAVFPELSLCGYAIDDLLLQDALLDGVLEAIGTLVVATADLTPVVVVGAPLVHGTRVLNCAVVIHRGRVLGVAPKSYLPTYREFYERRWFAPGDDRRGSTITLLGAEAPLGPDLVFEAADVPGLAVHVEVCEDMWVPVPPSAQAALAGATVLCNLSGSPITIARAEDRRLLVRSASARCLAAYVFAAAGQGESTTDLSWDGQTMVYECGELLAESERFPEGPRRSVVDVDLDRIRQERLRQGTFDDNRRGIDVPEVRRVRFELRPPAGDIGLRRKVDRFPFVPDDPERLAHDCYEAYNIQVSGLEQRLHAIGHPKVVIGVSGGLDSTHALIVAAKAMDRLGRPREDIHAFTMPGFATGEETRSRATRLAKSLGVTFEELDITAAARQMLADLDHPFAEGEDVYDVTFENVQAGLRTDYLFRIANHRRGIVLGTGDLSELALGWCTYGVGDQMSHYGVNAGVPKTLIQHLIRWVIDSRQFEDDTNDVLAEIVDAEITPELVPGGQQSTEDQVGPYALQDFTLHHVIRHGHRPRRIAFLAWHAWRDAGAGEWPPGFPEGERPTYDLATVRHWLVVFVRRFFGNQFKRSALPNGPKVSPGGTMSPRGDWRMPSDASGTTWLAEIERDVPTG, from the coding sequence GTGGACTTCTACTCCGCCTACGACCAGGGTTTCGCCCGGGTGGCCGCGTGCACGGTCCCGGTGGCGATCGCCGACCCGGCGCGCAACGCGGAGACGGTCCTCGAGCAGGTGCGGGCCTGCCACGACGACGGCGTGGCCGTCGCGGTCTTCCCGGAGCTCTCGCTGTGCGGCTACGCCATCGACGACCTGCTGCTGCAGGACGCGCTCCTCGACGGCGTCCTCGAGGCCATCGGGACCCTGGTGGTGGCCACGGCCGACCTGACGCCCGTGGTGGTCGTCGGCGCGCCCCTGGTCCATGGCACCCGGGTCCTCAACTGTGCCGTCGTGATCCACCGCGGCCGGGTGCTCGGGGTGGCGCCGAAGTCCTACCTGCCGACCTACCGAGAGTTCTACGAGCGCCGCTGGTTCGCTCCGGGCGACGACCGGCGCGGGTCCACGATCACCCTGCTCGGTGCTGAGGCCCCGCTCGGTCCCGACCTGGTCTTCGAGGCCGCCGACGTCCCGGGCCTGGCGGTCCACGTCGAGGTCTGCGAGGACATGTGGGTGCCGGTGCCACCGAGCGCCCAGGCAGCGCTGGCCGGCGCGACGGTGCTGTGCAACCTCTCCGGCAGCCCGATCACGATCGCCCGCGCCGAGGACCGCCGGCTGCTCGTGCGCTCCGCGAGCGCGCGGTGCCTGGCGGCGTACGTCTTCGCAGCGGCGGGGCAGGGGGAGTCGACGACCGACCTGTCCTGGGACGGGCAGACGATGGTCTACGAGTGCGGCGAGCTGCTCGCCGAGAGCGAGCGCTTCCCGGAGGGGCCGCGGCGCAGCGTCGTCGACGTCGACCTCGACCGGATCCGGCAGGAGCGGCTGCGGCAGGGGACCTTCGACGACAACCGCCGCGGGATCGACGTGCCCGAGGTACGGCGCGTGCGCTTCGAGCTGAGGCCGCCGGCCGGTGACATCGGGCTGCGTCGCAAGGTCGACCGGTTCCCCTTCGTGCCCGACGACCCCGAGCGGCTCGCGCACGACTGCTACGAGGCGTACAACATCCAGGTGTCGGGTCTCGAGCAGCGGCTCCACGCCATCGGGCACCCGAAGGTCGTGATCGGTGTCAGCGGTGGGCTCGACTCGACCCACGCCCTGATCGTGGCGGCCAAGGCGATGGACCGTCTCGGACGCCCTCGCGAGGACATCCACGCCTTCACGATGCCCGGTTTCGCCACGGGCGAGGAGACCCGGTCGCGGGCGACCCGGCTGGCCAAGAGCCTCGGCGTCACCTTCGAGGAGCTCGACATCACCGCTGCGGCGCGGCAGATGCTGGCCGACCTCGACCACCCCTTCGCCGAGGGCGAGGACGTCTACGACGTGACGTTCGAGAACGTGCAGGCCGGGCTGCGCACCGACTACCTGTTCCGGATCGCCAACCACCGGCGGGGGATCGTGCTCGGCACCGGCGACCTGTCCGAGCTGGCGCTGGGCTGGTGCACCTACGGGGTGGGCGACCAGATGTCGCACTACGGGGTCAATGCCGGCGTGCCCAAGACCTTGATCCAGCACCTGATCCGCTGGGTGATCGACTCCCGCCAGTTCGAGGACGACACCAACGACGTGCTGGCCGAGATCGTCGACGCCGAGATCACCCCGGAGCTGGTCCCCGGGGGGCAGCAGTCGACGGAGGACCAGGTCGGGCCCTACGCGCTGCAGGACTTCACCCTCCACCACGTGATCCGCCACGGCCACCGGCCCCGGCGGATCGCGTTCCTCGCGTGGCACGCCTGGCGGGACGCCGGCGCGGGGGAGTGGCCCCCGGGCTTCCCGGAGGGGGAGCGGCCGACGTACGACCTGGCAACGGTGCGTCACTGGCTGGTGGTCTTCGTACGGCGGTTCTTCGGCAACCAGTTCAAGCGCTCGGCGCTGCCGAACGGCCCGAAGGTCAGCCCGGGCGGGACCATGTCGCCGCGGGGTGACTGGCGGATGCCGTCGGACGCGAGCGGCACCACCTGGCTGGCCGAGATCGAGCGCGACGTCCCGACCGGCTGA